The genomic stretch AGCCCGTCCACGCCGGCGGCCCCGTCAGCAAATGGGTTGATCAGCGGGTCATCGCACCCCTTGTCCGATACGCACACAAACCGCCACGTGTTGTCCACCCAAGCCTTCCGGTCAGGGTCTGCCACCTCCGTGCCAATCGGCATCTCGCCCCAAAAGTACGGTTGTATCATCCCGATCCCCAACAGCTTGAGCCGCTCGCCCAGCACGTCATCCCTTATCAATGCCGTATCGTAGAAATGAAATCACTGAGttgcaaataataattcaaCACAAAACGCACCAAGCATCATTAGGCTGTTACTGTATCGTACCTGAATCGCATGGCCAAGTGGTGCGACATGTTGGCGCCGCAGCTGTCACCAACAAGGAATAGCCGGTCGAAGTCGGCATGCTCCCTGAGCCATGGCTCACTCTGAGCTTCCTCGGATGCGATCCATTGCAGAGGAGCCCAGGAGTCATCATAGGCCGCAGGGAGGGGGTGCTCAGGGACTCGGCGGTAGTCGACGGAGACGAGGATGGCATTGCACTCGGCGACAAGGGTGTTGAGGCAGGAGTGATACTTGGGGTCGGCCTTGGAAAAGATGATGAAGGCCCCGCCGTGGAAGTAGATGACGAGGGGGAGTTTCGTGTTGGCGGAAATGGAAGAGGGGCGGTAGATTCGGGCGGAGACGCCGTTCTCCGGGAGGATGAGGATGTCCTTGGACTCGACTCGGGTCTCGGGGTCGAGGCCGGGTGGGGCGATCTCGAAGCCGGCAAGGCGGTCGAAGGTGCCGTCTTTATAGACTCTGATGAAGGGGAAGATCTCGAGTGAGACATCTTTGGATGaatccatgagagagagagagagagagagagagagagagagggagataggTGAGGATGATGAAGTGCCCGACAGGGAAAGCAAAGCAAgtccattttttttgggtccaaaaagCAAGTCCATTTATTGAGGAGGACTTTTGGCAATTAGTCAGACTCGTTGGtaaatgtcaatgtccaaccACATGTTCAAATGTGGTCATAATACTTTTTGAGTCTCCTCGAAGATAAACCCTTTTTCCAACCGATTACGTTTGGATCAAAGTCCGACGATCTCATCTCATCGATTCCGATTAGTTATATTTTTCATATGTCGGACATCCAACgttgtgaaaaaaaaaggagtaataGCAATGTGTAAATTCTTTTACACGAGAGCAATCAAGcgagactttttttctttttttactgcCTTAAAAATCCATCCATCGACCAAATAACCTTAATTATTTACCGAAGATAACAAAATGCatgttcagttttttttttttttttcaactctaTTATGCATGGATGAAAAAGTCCTAACAGCTAATTCCGTTGACAAATGACTAAAAAGACATACATGAGGCCCGGGACAAATACGTCGTGAGAGCAATAATTGCAGAACATCGTATCGATGTACTCATAACTCTTAATTTTGATTATTGTCTTGTCATCATTCTATCGTTATTCAAACTAATTATACCTACGTATTCCTTTCTTTGACGAAAaccattttctcctttttttgtctttttgagaATTCTAGGAGAGCAAGCTCTCCCCCACGAGAATGAGGTAGATTGACGAGGAGGTTGTTGCCCGGGCGAGTGTTATGTTGCTCATGTTCACATATCTCACATGGCTCGACAATATATTTTATATGCTTTTTATGTGCGTATGATCTTActacaaataataatttaaattttttgcttAGACTTTCTAATATGGTGTCATGACTAGTGCTATCCATTTCGATTATATGTGTTTGTTACGGACCAAAAGTTCCGTGACCCAACAAATGAGACCCTTCCTTACTCGTGAACCCTTGTGAGTGAAGTTTGATTATGTCATCATGGTGAGTGAGTGATGTAGAGGG from Rhodamnia argentea isolate NSW1041297 chromosome 2, ASM2092103v1, whole genome shotgun sequence encodes the following:
- the LOC115746320 gene encoding probable carboxylesterase 2 isoform X1 translates to MDSSKDVSLEIFPFIRVYKDGTFDRLAGFEIAPPGLDPETRVESKDILILPENGVSARIYRPSSISANTKLPLVIYFHGGAFIIFSKADPKYHSCLNTLVAECNAILVSVDYRRVPEHPLPAAYDDSWAPLQWIASEEAQSEPWLREHADFDRLFLVGDSCGANMSHHLAMRFRDDVLGERLKLLGIGMIQPYFWGEMPIGTEVADPDRKAWVDNTWRFVCVSDKGCDDPLINPFADGAAGVDGLACEKVLVIVSEKDILRDRGRLYYEKLVESGGPAEAEIMEIDGVDHMFHIYDPSCEKAKRLFKRLASFINSDGEGHKKETVE